In a single window of the Bacillus mycoides genome:
- a CDS encoding DUF3959 family protein — translation MKKLDVLLMLLSGLFPIAGMLKQIPLEQSLFIGGLLFFTSFGSYFAKKIYSRICSWIAYAPFITLLLVIWNQDISISSIIANAKIAACIALIPCLFRFRTYGLTLGLFSLWTALLWDIKEVQSLVILERMTSLMTSHYLYILLLVGGLILGGLLAMLLHRKEKDNKVENTNIFKQKKKRNKPTFKIRIPRLPKFKIKLLKFGGKSSKRKTPETIYERNYDEPAQSNQMIEQEPQYKVEAIQGQTRMERRRNRHNA, via the coding sequence GTGAAGAAATTAGATGTATTATTAATGCTACTGAGCGGCCTCTTTCCAATTGCAGGAATGTTAAAGCAAATCCCTCTTGAACAATCTTTATTTATTGGAGGACTTTTATTTTTTACTAGTTTCGGTAGTTACTTTGCGAAAAAGATATATTCACGTATATGTAGCTGGATAGCGTATGCACCATTTATAACATTACTGTTAGTCATTTGGAATCAGGATATTTCAATAAGTTCAATAATAGCGAACGCGAAAATCGCCGCTTGCATTGCGTTAATTCCGTGTTTATTCCGGTTTCGTACATACGGGCTTACTTTGGGCTTATTCTCATTATGGACCGCCTTACTATGGGATATAAAAGAAGTACAGTCGTTAGTCATACTTGAGCGTATGACTAGTTTAATGACAAGCCATTACTTATATATTCTCCTTTTAGTTGGAGGACTTATATTAGGTGGATTACTTGCGATGTTATTACATCGAAAAGAAAAAGATAATAAAGTTGAAAATACAAATATATTTAAACAAAAAAAGAAACGCAACAAACCAACATTTAAAATTCGTATTCCTAGATTACCAAAGTTTAAGATAAAATTATTAAAGTTTGGTGGGAAATCTTCTAAACGAAAAACACCAGAAACAATTTATGAGCGTAATTATGATGAACCGGCTCAATCAAATCAAATGATAGAGCAAGAACCGCAATATAAAGTAGAAGCTATCCAAGGACAAACAAGGATGGAACGTCGAAGAAATAGGCATAATGCATAG
- a CDS encoding MarR family winged helix-turn-helix transcriptional regulator: MILHKQGIKQASEIVHSFVKINKEIIKFTHQNASTLGLTVQQMGILNSIYATPNTTLKDISERLSVPKSTMSVNVDELVNLGLIERKQSHEDRREIQLKVTTKGQEISKRSIENSTSYKAMELALEQLSEEDIQILLRIHNDLLNSLQHFK; this comes from the coding sequence TTGATTCTACATAAACAAGGTATCAAACAAGCCAGTGAAATTGTCCATTCATTTGTAAAAATAAACAAAGAAATTATAAAGTTTACTCATCAAAACGCTTCTACGTTAGGATTAACAGTTCAACAAATGGGCATCTTAAATTCAATTTATGCAACTCCTAATACTACTCTTAAAGATATCTCAGAACGCCTTTCAGTTCCTAAAAGCACAATGAGTGTAAATGTAGATGAGTTAGTTAATTTAGGATTAATTGAGCGAAAACAATCACATGAAGATCGTAGAGAAATACAATTAAAAGTAACAACAAAAGGACAAGAAATATCTAAGAGATCCATTGAAAACTCTACTTCTTATAAAGCAATGGAACTAGCACTAGAACAACTGTCTGAAGAAGATATCCAAATCTTATTACGTATCCATAATGACTTACTAAATTCTCTACAACATTTTAAATAA
- a CDS encoding DUF1835 domain-containing protein — translation MIDKIKNVVEDMYEDEAKHLLQSILIQLDLLEENYSEDTIKHLISIPKQLTSNTSYKKNVKESTHIHIAFDDSTTGCLKYMLSQEELFEESVVAFSEFFSIGPINQLHTNKGQLARQQWLLNNLTSYDSYFEEEYLPKFMETLEELHSIPNETPITIWKADNAHEHVGLCFVMAQLKGKKNIRIINTSEMSREILNQEYDIRGTGELSPESLATFQNSFAESPFLTKKSRVNLEHEWDSLSNSMEFLRVWKDNEVHSVQEEYFDQFIIECAKKVGADKDFLKAPRVIGEALGLVEQLVGDTFLEYRLKVLIKQEVFEFEGLLEEMRFYSVKLKK, via the coding sequence ATGATAGATAAAATCAAAAATGTTGTAGAGGATATGTACGAAGATGAAGCAAAACATTTACTGCAAAGCATTCTTATACAATTAGATTTATTAGAAGAGAACTATAGTGAAGATACGATTAAACACTTGATAAGTATACCTAAGCAACTAACGAGTAATACATCTTATAAAAAGAATGTAAAAGAAAGTACACACATTCATATCGCTTTTGATGATTCAACAACTGGGTGTTTAAAATATATGTTAAGTCAAGAAGAACTATTTGAGGAGAGTGTTGTTGCATTCTCTGAATTCTTTTCAATTGGACCGATTAATCAATTACATACGAATAAAGGGCAACTCGCAAGACAGCAATGGTTATTAAACAACTTAACTTCTTATGATAGTTATTTTGAAGAAGAATATTTACCAAAATTTATGGAAACTTTAGAAGAGCTACATTCTATTCCTAATGAAACACCGATTACCATTTGGAAGGCAGATAACGCACATGAACATGTAGGCCTTTGTTTTGTAATGGCGCAATTAAAAGGCAAGAAAAATATTCGAATCATTAATACATCTGAAATGAGTAGAGAAATATTAAACCAAGAGTATGATATACGTGGAACGGGAGAATTATCGCCCGAAAGTTTAGCTACTTTCCAAAATAGTTTTGCAGAATCACCGTTTTTAACTAAAAAAAGTAGAGTGAATCTTGAACACGAGTGGGATAGTTTATCGAATAGCATGGAATTTTTAAGAGTTTGGAAAGACAATGAAGTGCATTCTGTACAAGAAGAATATTTTGACCAATTCATTATTGAGTGTGCGAAAAAAGTAGGTGCTGATAAAGACTTCCTTAAAGCTCCGAGAGTAATTGGTGAAGCGCTTGGCCTTGTAGAGCAATTAGTTGGGGATACTTTCTTAGAGTATCGCTTGAAAGTATTAATTAAACAAGAGGTATTTGAATTTGAAGGTTTATTAGAGGAAATGCGTTTTTATAGTGTGAAGTTGAAAAAATAA
- a CDS encoding cytochrome P450 family protein: MSIKNKVGRKIEDGINLASAQFKEDAYEIYKESRKMQPILFVNEVEIGKEWLITRYEDALPLLKDNRLKKDMANVFSQDTKNMYLSVDNSDHLTTHMLNSDPPNHSRLRSLVQKAFTPKMISQLDGRIQRVADDLINEIERKGTLNLVDDYSFPLPIIVISEMLGIPKEDQAKFRIWSHAVIASPETPEEIKETEKQLSEFITYLQYIVDVKRKNPKEDLVSALILAENEGHKLSARELYSMIMLLIVAGHETTVNLITNTVLALLENPKQLQLLKENPELIDSAIEEGLRYYSPVEVTTARWAAEPFQIHDQTIQKGDMVIIALASANRDETVFENPEVFDITRENNRHIAFGHGSHFCLGAPLARLEAKIAITTLFKRMPSLQIKGEREKINWQGNYLMRSLEELPLSF; this comes from the coding sequence ATGTCAATTAAAAATAAGGTTGGCCGAAAAATAGAAGATGGCATTAATTTAGCTTCTGCTCAGTTTAAAGAAGATGCATATGAAATTTATAAAGAGTCACGAAAAATGCAACCTATATTATTTGTAAATGAAGTTGAAATCGGTAAAGAATGGCTCATTACAAGATATGAAGATGCTCTGCCACTTTTAAAAGATAATCGTTTAAAAAAAGATATGGCAAATGTGTTTTCTCAAGATACAAAGAACATGTATCTTTCTGTTGACAATAGTGATCATTTAACAACGCACATGTTAAATTCAGATCCACCTAATCACAGTCGTTTACGATCTTTAGTTCAAAAAGCTTTTACACCAAAGATGATTTCACAATTAGACGGAAGAATTCAGAGAGTAGCGGATGATTTAATAAATGAGATAGAGCGAAAAGGTACATTAAATCTTGTGGATGATTATTCATTCCCATTACCGATTATTGTAATAAGTGAGATGCTTGGAATTCCAAAAGAGGATCAAGCGAAATTTAGAATTTGGTCTCATGCTGTCATTGCATCGCCAGAAACACCTGAAGAAATAAAAGAAACCGAAAAACAACTATCTGAGTTTATTACATATCTCCAATATATAGTTGATGTAAAACGAAAAAATCCAAAAGAAGATTTGGTTAGTGCGCTAATACTTGCAGAAAATGAAGGGCATAAACTTAGTGCTCGAGAGCTATATTCAATGATCATGTTATTAATTGTAGCAGGACATGAGACGACAGTGAATTTAATAACAAATACGGTATTAGCACTTCTTGAAAATCCGAAGCAATTACAGTTATTAAAAGAGAATCCGGAATTAATTGATTCAGCTATTGAGGAAGGATTGCGTTATTATTCTCCAGTTGAGGTGACAACTGCAAGATGGGCGGCTGAGCCGTTTCAAATTCATGACCAAACAATCCAAAAAGGAGATATGGTTATTATCGCATTAGCTTCAGCAAACCGTGATGAAACAGTATTTGAAAACCCAGAAGTATTTGATATTACACGAGAAAATAACCGTCATATTGCCTTTGGGCATGGTAGCCATTTCTGCTTAGGCGCTCCACTTGCTAGGTTGGAAGCAAAGATTGCTATTACTACTTTGTTTAAACGGATGCCATCGTTACAAATAAAAGGTGAGCGTGAAAAAATTAATTGGCAAGGTAATTATTTAATGCGTTCTTTAGAGGAATTACCATTGTCTTTTTAG
- a CDS encoding MFS transporter — MSTTAETKQNHGVSQVLKNRFVQGILASALFLQVGIWVRNFAILLYVMEMTKGDAFAISMISVAEFAPIFIFSFIGGTFADRWKPKKTMIWCETLSSISVFAVLITLMFGTWKIVFFVTLISAILSQFSQPSGMKLFKQHLSTEQIQLAMSIYQTIFAIFMVLGPILGTFIFHSFGIYTSIIITGIAFLLAAAVLLFLPKDLENDNEKKEITLLQEMLDGIKYVKKKKALTLLGFCFMAAGLGIGLIQPLGIFIVTEQLGLSKESLQWLLTVNGAGMIVGGALAMVFAKNVAPQKMLIVGMLGQAIGIGIIGYSTNLWVTLTAQLFSGLALPCIQIGINTLIIQNSDTDFIGRVNGILSPLFTGSMVVTMSIAGSLKEMFSLGTMYEGTALLFIIGLLFILPIYNLKPVIAVESEMNGKGSAVQHES; from the coding sequence ATGTCGACGACTGCAGAAACGAAACAAAATCATGGGGTATCACAAGTATTAAAAAATCGATTTGTGCAAGGGATTCTAGCATCAGCATTATTTTTACAAGTTGGTATTTGGGTTCGTAACTTTGCGATATTACTTTATGTTATGGAAATGACGAAAGGTGATGCTTTTGCTATTTCGATGATTTCGGTTGCTGAATTTGCTCCCATTTTTATTTTCTCATTCATTGGTGGAACTTTTGCTGATAGGTGGAAGCCAAAGAAGACAATGATATGGTGTGAGACGTTAAGTTCTATTTCCGTATTCGCTGTATTAATTACTCTTATGTTTGGAACGTGGAAAATCGTGTTTTTTGTGACGCTTATTTCTGCAATCCTTTCGCAGTTTTCTCAACCATCTGGTATGAAGTTGTTTAAACAGCATTTATCAACGGAACAAATTCAATTAGCGATGTCTATATATCAAACAATATTTGCGATTTTTATGGTGTTAGGACCGATTCTTGGAACATTTATTTTTCATAGTTTTGGAATTTATACTTCAATCATCATAACAGGTATCGCTTTTTTACTTGCAGCAGCTGTGTTGTTATTTCTTCCGAAAGATCTTGAGAATGATAATGAGAAGAAAGAAATTACGCTGTTACAGGAAATGCTGGATGGTATTAAATATGTAAAAAAGAAAAAAGCATTAACTTTGCTAGGGTTTTGTTTTATGGCAGCTGGACTAGGTATAGGTTTAATTCAGCCACTAGGCATTTTTATTGTGACTGAGCAGTTAGGGTTATCAAAAGAGAGTTTACAATGGTTACTAACAGTAAATGGTGCGGGAATGATTGTTGGCGGGGCTTTAGCGATGGTATTTGCGAAAAACGTTGCTCCCCAAAAGATGTTAATTGTAGGGATGCTCGGTCAGGCAATTGGAATTGGTATTATAGGCTACTCCACAAATTTATGGGTGACACTTACGGCACAACTTTTTAGTGGTTTAGCTCTTCCATGTATCCAAATTGGTATTAATACGCTCATTATTCAAAATAGCGATACCGATTTTATTGGTCGCGTGAACGGCATTTTAAGTCCACTATTCACCGGTTCAATGGTAGTAACGATGAGTATAGCTGGTTCCTTAAAGGAGATGTTTTCATTAGGTACGATGTACGAGGGGACGGCTCTACTATTTATAATTGGATTATTGTTTATTTTACCTATATACAATTTAAAGCCAGTAATAGCAGTAGAAAGTGAAATGAATGGTAAAGGAAGTGCTGTGCAACATGAATCCTAA
- a CDS encoding Vat family streptogramin A O-acetyltransferase: protein MNPNPNVKYPIEGNQNVHFIKNTITKSNIFVGDYSYYDAKDGETFEDRVLYHYEFIGDRLTIGKFCCIANGVTFIMNGANHRMDGFSAYPFNIFGNGWEKYTPSLSDLPYKGDTVIGNDVWIGMDTTIMPGIKIGDGAIIAAKSVVTRDVVPYTIVGGNPANKIKERFTNTIIEELLQIQWWHFDIEKITENIDAIVQGDIEPLRKLKR, encoded by the coding sequence ATGAATCCTAATCCAAATGTTAAATATCCTATTGAAGGAAATCAAAACGTTCATTTTATAAAAAATACAATAACGAAATCTAATATATTTGTTGGTGACTATTCTTATTATGATGCGAAAGATGGAGAAACATTTGAAGATCGAGTATTATATCATTATGAATTTATTGGGGATAGGCTTACCATTGGAAAGTTTTGTTGTATTGCAAATGGAGTTACCTTTATTATGAACGGAGCGAATCACCGGATGGATGGATTTTCGGCATATCCATTTAATATATTTGGAAATGGGTGGGAGAAATATACACCTAGTTTGTCTGATTTACCTTACAAAGGTGATACAGTTATAGGAAATGACGTTTGGATTGGTATGGATACAACTATTATGCCCGGAATAAAAATAGGGGATGGTGCAATCATTGCAGCTAAATCTGTTGTGACTAGAGATGTCGTACCATATACAATTGTTGGCGGAAACCCTGCAAATAAAATAAAGGAACGATTCACAAATACAATAATAGAAGAATTATTGCAAATTCAATGGTGGCATTTTGACATTGAAAAAATAACCGAAAATATAGATGCTATTGTACAAGGAGATATTGAACCATTAAGAAAGTTAAAAAGGTAA
- a CDS encoding DUF1540 domain-containing protein: MAQDVLCEVNNCKFWANGNKCSADAIYVVSHKGKHASTTEETDCKTFDPEV, encoded by the coding sequence ATGGCACAAGACGTTTTATGTGAAGTAAACAACTGTAAATTTTGGGCTAACGGCAATAAATGTAGTGCAGATGCAATTTATGTAGTAAGTCATAAAGGTAAACATGCATCTACAACTGAAGAAACAGATTGCAAAACTTTTGATCCAGAAGTATAA
- a CDS encoding PadR family transcriptional regulator, with translation MFTRISAEPHNTLYPALRRFENMGAIIKQIHKQVGKPNRNMYDITETGEEIFSEMLREFPEKIATNNAEFLVRIALFEKLDYEARKEILTIRQDVLHKQLTAIQSLHVSSSFITEVIEFSKSRIEHELLWIASLMKKI, from the coding sequence ATTTTTACACGTATCTCGGCTGAACCCCATAATACACTGTATCCCGCTCTTCGGCGCTTCGAAAATATGGGGGCTATAATTAAACAAATACATAAACAAGTCGGAAAGCCGAATCGAAATATGTACGACATAACTGAAACAGGAGAAGAAATTTTTTCTGAAATGTTAAGAGAGTTTCCCGAAAAGATTGCGACAAATAACGCTGAGTTCCTTGTGCGTATCGCGCTATTTGAAAAACTTGATTACGAAGCTAGAAAAGAAATTTTAACAATACGCCAAGACGTACTACATAAACAACTTACTGCTATTCAATCTTTACATGTTAGCTCATCTTTTATTACAGAAGTCATTGAATTTAGTAAATCACGTATTGAACATGAATTGCTCTGGATTGCATCACTTATGAAGAAAATATGA
- a CDS encoding DinB family protein, with translation MIDYRIISKENYSNKIGELVTMLEHTRDVTLSEISNLNQSDLDFLPNGSSNTIGSLLSHIAAMEFVHQVISFEKRDLTESEYLKWRIFLELGDKAREGIKKQSLDYYLNELSQVRENTLTYLKSKQDSWLFEENKWDNGVPYNNYYLWFHVMEDEINHRGQIRTIKRLMGMNK, from the coding sequence ATGATAGATTATAGAATAATTTCAAAAGAAAACTATTCAAATAAGATTGGAGAGCTTGTAACAATGCTTGAACATACAAGAGATGTTACATTGAGCGAAATCTCCAATTTAAACCAAAGTGATTTAGATTTCTTACCAAACGGTAGTTCAAACACTATTGGTTCTCTCTTATCACATATTGCAGCGATGGAGTTTGTTCATCAAGTTATCTCGTTTGAAAAAAGAGATTTAACTGAAAGTGAATATCTAAAGTGGCGAATTTTTTTAGAACTTGGAGACAAAGCAAGGGAAGGAATAAAAAAGCAATCTTTAGATTATTATTTGAATGAATTATCACAAGTTAGAGAAAATACACTAACATATCTGAAATCAAAACAAGATAGCTGGTTATTCGAGGAAAACAAGTGGGATAATGGTGTGCCTTATAATAATTACTACTTGTGGTTTCACGTTATGGAAGACGAAATTAATCATCGTGGACAAATAAGAACAATTAAGCGATTGATGGGAATGAATAAATAA
- a CDS encoding cysteine dioxygenase family protein: MLTCNGSKTFQTFIKAVTDLIDSNLLEDQIVCAIEKLLEELLEKKTWLPLEKQKANSAQYARHLLYEDPLKRFEVLALVWKDGQSTPLHDHDGTWGVEGVFSGRIMVQNFIQTKQLENSLVYLTHTGNLYLGEGETDKVIPPADCHILKIAECESVVTIHIYGKRLEKFEVYFPTEEKNVYMCETKYISYSS; encoded by the coding sequence ATGTTAACGTGTAATGGAAGTAAAACGTTTCAAACATTTATTAAAGCTGTAACGGATTTAATTGATAGTAATTTATTAGAAGATCAAATTGTTTGTGCGATTGAAAAATTACTAGAAGAACTTTTAGAAAAAAAAACATGGCTTCCGCTAGAAAAACAGAAGGCGAATTCGGCTCAATATGCACGACACTTGTTATATGAAGATCCTTTAAAGCGATTTGAAGTATTAGCTCTTGTATGGAAAGATGGACAATCTACACCTTTACATGATCATGATGGTACATGGGGAGTAGAAGGCGTTTTTTCAGGAAGGATAATGGTGCAGAACTTTATACAAACTAAGCAGCTTGAAAATTCACTTGTTTATTTAACCCATACAGGAAATCTTTATTTGGGAGAAGGAGAAACAGATAAAGTCATTCCACCAGCTGATTGTCATATTCTTAAAATAGCTGAATGCGAAAGCGTTGTCACGATTCATATTTACGGAAAACGTTTAGAAAAGTTTGAAGTATATTTCCCAACTGAAGAAAAGAATGTGTATATGTGTGAGACAAAATATATTAGTTATAGTTCATAG
- a CDS encoding Cof-type HAD-IIB family hydrolase translates to MKLIAIDLDGTLLSGNKMISKENAEAIRKCQEAGHVVAICTGRSIVDIERLLLEVNLECPIIAENGALIYKDKKMMKRYPIQNMQALEIVEYLEENGLYYQLYTNKGVYVPDYGVESVRNEIEYVKNSKENFNLKELETIAALYLEHTAFHSTESCKPIVEMDIHVHKLLPFSYDIEKLKKLKETFLHNTDLAITSSYWHNLEINHRDAQKGNGLYTLAEHLNIPVENTVAIGDGLNDVSMMEKANISIAMGNAVEEIKVMCQYETLTNEEHGVAHALYKYVM, encoded by the coding sequence ATGAAATTAATAGCAATTGACTTAGATGGAACCCTTCTTTCCGGTAATAAAATGATAAGTAAAGAAAATGCAGAAGCAATTCGAAAATGTCAGGAAGCAGGCCATGTTGTAGCTATTTGTACAGGGCGTTCTATCGTTGATATTGAACGATTATTGTTAGAAGTTAATTTAGAGTGTCCAATTATTGCGGAAAATGGTGCCCTTATTTATAAAGATAAGAAAATGATGAAGAGATATCCAATTCAAAATATGCAGGCACTTGAGATTGTAGAATATCTTGAAGAGAATGGCTTGTATTATCAGCTTTATACTAATAAAGGTGTGTATGTACCGGATTATGGCGTAGAGAGTGTACGAAATGAAATCGAGTATGTAAAGAATTCAAAAGAAAATTTCAACTTGAAAGAGTTAGAAACGATTGCTGCATTATACCTTGAGCATACAGCATTTCATAGTACAGAAAGTTGTAAACCAATTGTAGAAATGGATATACATGTGCATAAACTTTTACCGTTTTCTTATGACATAGAGAAATTAAAAAAATTAAAAGAAACATTTCTGCATAATACGGATTTAGCTATTACATCTTCCTATTGGCATAATTTAGAGATTAATCATCGAGATGCTCAAAAAGGAAATGGATTATATACTTTAGCAGAACATCTTAATATTCCAGTTGAAAACACTGTAGCAATAGGCGATGGCTTAAACGATGTTTCTATGATGGAGAAAGCAAATATATCAATTGCAATGGGAAATGCAGTTGAAGAAATAAAAGTGATGTGTCAATACGAAACGTTAACAAATGAAGAACATGGTGTCGCACATGCTTTATATAAATATGTAATGTAA
- a CDS encoding PAS domain-containing sensor histidine kinase: MNARLMELIDVSTIETMAEQFYKLTNISHQLLDAENECIFSFGINEMKVCKLPKIEIPLFLYNQYLGSFVVWSKRSEIFNCQKYFEMLSNLIIAGVKKAVQSKNTSLLSRKEEELHTILQNMPVMVDALDYNGDFVLWNRECEIVTGYTAEEIIGNPNALQLLYPDHNYRHQIQNKFLTRGKNFRDWEMSLTCKNGEIKTIMWSNISEQFPVTGFSYWAVGVDITHLKTIEGQLKQQTSELELIFKALPDLCFLTEDDGTIIDYKAGSPTKFYVPAEAFMGKKFYEILPSPVAQQFQEAIRQLKEEGKNVIVEYPLTINGSIDFFEARCLPLLQDKIMIIVRDITERKKAEELLNKSDTLAAIGQLAAGVAHEVRNPLTVIKGFIQLFQINKEDQEKYFDLMLSEIERIEAILQEFLSIAKTDEINTEKKNIYQIFKNVVSLINTKAIMTNIQVELFTDSKEIIIECSENQLKQVFINILQNSIEAMLNGGGISIHIKEIHKNGVVISVIDEGIGIPEERIKRLGEPFYSTKEKGTGIGLMLSYKIIESHQGTISIMSEVGVGTTVTMYLPKIQSKQSLSNCDDRCISIRSNINS; the protein is encoded by the coding sequence ATGAATGCGCGGCTAATGGAACTTATTGATGTGAGTACAATAGAAACCATGGCAGAACAATTTTATAAATTAACCAACATATCACATCAACTTCTTGATGCTGAAAACGAATGTATATTTTCATTTGGAATTAATGAAATGAAAGTATGTAAACTTCCCAAAATCGAAATCCCCCTTTTCTTATACAATCAATATTTAGGATCTTTTGTTGTATGGTCCAAACGAAGCGAAATTTTCAATTGCCAAAAATATTTTGAAATGCTTTCTAACCTCATTATAGCTGGGGTGAAAAAAGCAGTTCAAAGTAAAAATACATCGTTACTTTCTCGAAAAGAGGAAGAACTACATACGATCTTACAAAACATGCCTGTTATGGTTGATGCGCTTGACTATAATGGAGATTTTGTTTTGTGGAATCGAGAATGCGAGATTGTAACAGGTTATACTGCTGAAGAAATAATTGGGAATCCAAACGCTCTTCAATTACTGTATCCTGACCATAATTATCGCCATCAAATACAAAATAAATTTTTGACTCGTGGAAAAAATTTTAGAGATTGGGAAATGAGTTTAACATGTAAAAATGGTGAAATTAAAACGATAATGTGGTCCAATATATCTGAGCAGTTTCCTGTAACAGGATTTAGTTACTGGGCTGTTGGGGTAGATATTACACATTTAAAAACGATAGAAGGGCAATTAAAACAACAAACCTCTGAATTAGAATTAATTTTTAAAGCTTTACCAGATTTATGTTTTTTAACAGAAGACGATGGGACAATTATAGATTATAAAGCAGGATCTCCTACAAAATTTTACGTACCCGCAGAAGCTTTTATGGGAAAAAAGTTTTACGAAATATTACCGTCTCCAGTAGCACAGCAATTTCAAGAAGCAATTCGCCAATTGAAAGAAGAAGGAAAGAATGTAATTGTAGAATATCCTCTAACAATTAATGGAAGTATCGATTTCTTTGAAGCTAGATGTTTACCATTATTACAAGATAAAATTATGATCATTGTCCGCGATATTACAGAGCGGAAAAAGGCAGAAGAATTGCTAAATAAATCAGATACACTTGCGGCAATTGGTCAATTAGCAGCCGGTGTAGCTCATGAAGTGAGAAACCCATTAACGGTAATTAAAGGATTTATACAGTTATTCCAAATTAATAAAGAAGATCAAGAAAAATATTTTGACCTTATGCTTTCCGAAATAGAAAGAATAGAAGCAATCCTCCAAGAGTTTTTGTCGATTGCTAAAACTGATGAAATAAATACAGAAAAGAAAAATATTTATCAAATTTTTAAAAATGTCGTATCATTAATTAATACAAAAGCAATCATGACAAATATTCAAGTTGAACTATTTACAGATTCCAAAGAGATAATCATTGAATGCTCAGAAAATCAATTGAAACAAGTATTTATTAATATTTTGCAAAATTCAATTGAAGCAATGCTAAATGGGGGGGGAATTTCAATCCATATAAAAGAAATACATAAAAATGGTGTCGTTATTAGTGTAATAGATGAAGGAATAGGAATACCTGAAGAAAGAATTAAAAGATTAGGTGAACCTTTTTATAGTACGAAAGAAAAAGGTACCGGTATTGGATTGATGTTAAGTTATAAAATTATTGAAAGTCATCAAGGAACAATAAGTATAATGAGTGAGGTTGGTGTCGGGACAACTGTAACGATGTACTTGCCGAAAATTCAGAGTAAACAATCTCTATCAAATTGTGATGATAGATGTATTTCAATACGTTCTAATATTAATTCCTAA